One window of the Equus asinus isolate D_3611 breed Donkey chromosome 28, EquAss-T2T_v2, whole genome shotgun sequence genome contains the following:
- the TAF1C gene encoding TATA box-binding protein-associated factor RNA polymerase I subunit C isoform X1: MDFPGSLRPTVFMTGPLGLSDVPDMSFMCSWRDALTLPESLPQNSENGVPHVAKGLLWEPETPGPLPLLPPGPDPWHPGLTAQDLLFRGGHPFQKQPRVVLDVTEQLSRFLWDHGDIAFAPLGKLMLENFKLEGARSRSKKKTVVSVKRLLQDLDGHQPWGCPWAYLSYRQRRFSILGGPILGKSVANLLGDLLHEELVTRWEQLLLDDAFTGGALAWVPGKTPRVGQLVYPAGSTLDKLYFQEVSLTPGGNPQVLRDPGHIQLRGPVRQVVTRTVQGESLLAVRSDYHCALWKISRQGRPAPLQVLQVEKGATGISLSPHLPGELAVCSRSGAICLWTPQDGLRRVYKDPDTLVFRDPSPWRWADFTAHPRVLTVGDRTGVKIVDTQVRGGDCHRQSSRTEQRHGVGWGRDLPEGMKSSRSVSPAGGDGAPDLRLGGLTRFLSQGPPGCGLLLFRGGAEASCQKGERVLLTQYLGEGSPESLHSTLHLICTQFSLYLVDERLPLVPMLKWNHGLPSAPLLARLLPPPGPGCPRPLLLGGQDGQLQLLHITEEASTPRLAGPPQSLPSRNDSLSAFPVLEPKSQWRLQERLKAPTIGLAAAIPPSASTPILSLFQLSAAGDVFHQCLRLQADPGPDSCAPTVSWSPQATACCSQWLKALLEVPPAPPVWAAPTFSHRRLLGCVEQREVEGKVPEGLRAAMAEGRLLQQRDLGSLPTAEPPPAPEPGPDDELSKRLEAAWEGRAAAWWERRQGWSSGPRQQPKRHKRRTQLSSTFSSLSGRLELSDATSPPPSPDPEARPRPPGTPPSQELAQENWARGVPSERQQTLRDYMAKLPLREDPLEDASVPPSQTSSIRATRSRQRTLQDNTAKPPLQMDTPEGVSVPPSQTSSIWATRSRQRTLQDNTAKPPLQRDTPEGASVPLFQTSSIRATRFRQQTLQDNTAKPPLQRDTPEGAFVPSSQTSSIQATPSRQQTPVLSGSQRIRKKPRMGF; the protein is encoded by the exons AATGGGGTGCCGCACGTGGCTAAGGGCCTTCTCTGGGAGCCGGAGACCCCCGGGCCCCTTCCCTTGCTGCCTCCTGGTCCCG ATCCCTGGCACCCTGGTCTGACTGCCCAGGACCTGCTTTTCCGGGGAGGTCACCCGTTCCAGAAACAGCCCCGAGTTGTGCTGGATGTTACTGAACAG CTCAGCCGGTTCCTGTGGGACCATGGGGACATAGCCTTTGCACCCCTGGGGAAGCTGATGCTGGAGAATTTCAAACTGGAGGGAGCACGG AGCCGCTCTAAGAAGAAGACAGTGGTCAGTGTGAAGAGGCTGCTCCAGGACCTCGATGGACACCAGCCCTGGGG GTGCCCCTGGGCTTACCTCAGCTACCGGCAGCGTCGGTTCTCCATCCTCGGGGGCCCAATTCTGGGCAAGTCGGTGGCAAACCTCCTGGGAGACCTGCTGCACGAGGAGCTGGTGACGCGGTGGGAGCAGCTGCTCTTGGACGATGCTTTCACTGGGGGCGCGCTGGCCTGGGTGCCTGGGAAGACACCCCGGGTTGGGCAGCTGGTCTACCCTGCGGGAAGCACCCTGGACAAGCTGT ATTTCCAAGAGGTCAGTCTGACCCCAGGTGGTAACCCCCAGGTCCTCAGGGACCCTGGCCACATCCAGCTGCGAGGacctgtccggcaggtggtgacCCGAACTGTGCAGGGAGAAT CTCTGTTGGCCGTCCGCTCTGACTACCACTGTGCCCTGTGGAAGATCAGCAGGCAGGGGCGGCCGGCGCCTCTCCAGGTGCTGCAGGTCGAGAAGGGGGCCACAGGGATCAGCCTCAG CCCTCACCTACCCGGGGAGCTGGCCGTCTGCAGCCGTTCGGGAGCCATCTGTCTGTGGACCCCCCAGGATGG GCTGCGGCGAGTCTACAAGGACCCTGACACCCTTGTGTTCCGGGACCCCTCTCCCTGGCGTTGGGCAGACTTCACCGCCCACCCTCGGGTGCTGACTGTGGGTGACCGCACTGGAGTGAAAATTGTCGACACACAGGTGAGGGGTGGGGACTGTCACAGGCAGAGCAGCAGGACAGAGCAGAGACACGGAGTCGGCTGGGGCAGGGACCTCCCCGAGGGCATGAAAAGCAGCAGGTCAGTGAGTCCTGCTGGTGGGGATGGTGCCCCTGACCTCAGACTGGGAGGGCTGACCCGGTTTCTCTCCCAGGGCCCGCCGGGCTGTGGTCTGCTGCTTTTTCGTGGAGGGGCAGAGGCATCCTGCCAGAAAGGGGAACGTGTGCTGCTGACCCAGTACCTGGGGGAGGGCAGCCCCGAGTCTCTGCATTCCACGCTCCATCTCATCTGTACCCAG TTCTCGCTCTACCTGGTGGATGAGCGCCTCCCCTTGGTGCCGATGCTGAAGTGGAACCACGGCCTCCCCTCCGCTCCCCTTCTGGCCCGGCTGCTGCCTCCGCCCGGGCCCGGCTGCCCGCGGCCGCTGCTCCTGGGGGGCCAGGACGGGCAGCTGCAGCTGCTGCACATCACTG AGGAGGCCTCCACACCCCGGCTGGCAGGGCCCCCCCAGTCTCTCCCTTCCAGGAATGACTCCCTCTCCGCATTCCCCGTGCTGGAGCCCAAGAGTCAGTGGCGGCTGCAGGAGCGTCTGAAAGCGCCAACCATAG GTCTGGCTGCCGCCATCCCACCCTCTGCCTCCACGCCAATCCTGTCGCTCTTCCAACTCTCGGCAGCTGGAGATGTCTTCCACCAGTGCCTCCGCCTCCAGGCAGACCCTGGGCCTGACTCTTGTGCCCCTACAGTCTCCTGGAGCCCCCAGGCCACTGCCTGCTGCAGCCAGTGGCTGAAGGCCTTGCTGGAGGTGCCCCCAGCTCCCCCTGTGTGGGCTGCACCCACCTTCTCCCACCGCCGTCTGCTGGGCTGTGTGGAGCAGAGGGAGGTTGAGGGGAAAGTGCCAGAGGGTCTCCGGGCTGCCATGGCCGAAGGGCGGCTCCTGCAGCAGAGGGACCTGGGCTCGCTCCCCACTGCAgagccgccccccgccccagagCCTGGCCCCGACGATGAGCTCAGCAAGCGCTTGGAGGCGGCCTGGGAAGGCCGGGCGGCTGCCTGGTGGGAGAGGCGGCAGGGCTGGAGCTCAGGGCCCAGGCAGCAGCCCAAGCGGCACAAGCGCCGCACGCAGCTCTCCAGCACCTTCTCCTCGCTCAGTGGCCGCCTGGAGCTCTCGGACGCGAccagccctcctcccagcccagacCCTGAGGCCCGTCCTCGGCCCCCAGGGACCCCACCCTCCCAAGAGTTGGCCCAGGAGAACTGGGCCCGGGGCGTCCCCTCGGAGCGGCAGCAGACCCTTCGGGACTATATGGCCAAGCTCCCACTCCGAGAAGACCCCCTAGAAGATGCCTCTGTGCCCCCCTCCCAGACCTCCAGCATCCGGGCCACCCGCTCCAGGCAGCGGACCCTCCAGGACAACACAGCCAAGCCACCACTCCAAATGGACACCCCAGAAGGTGTCTCTGTGCCCCCCTCCCAGACCTCCAGCATCTGGGCCACCCGCTCCAGGCAGCGGACCCTCCAGGACAATACAGCCAAGCCACCACTCCAAAGGGACACCCCAGAAGGTgcctctgtgcccctcttccagaCCTCCAGTATCCGGGCCACCCGCTTCAGGCAGCAGACCCTCCAGGACAACACAGCCAAGCCACCACTCCAAAGGGACACCCCAGAAGGTGCCTTTGTGCCCTCTTCCCAGACCTCCAGCATCCAGGCCACTCCCTCCAGGCAGCAGACTCCCGTCCTCTCTGGCTCTCAGCGAATCCGGAAGAAGCCCCGCATGGGCTTCTGA